A genomic segment from Methanolobus zinderi encodes:
- a CDS encoding DUF432 domain-containing protein, translated as MFDKYTPPFTVETEGTTISVEEEKGNLVYKRSSKDDTIEKILLQKGEFLINPIEPVNVPKTLSSFLLIEFQRSVMIAPYDKQTIHLKFPIEIGIFISRKDGEYELIDIITFNENKYTLYGNPNRGLICKHWESQVYPSYPRPDILYEGDLELVISNETGNWMEISQAVFNAYGMKIYYGSDRISMKAQMKIINKNLAEIDFTTYPLSPGFHRSVELYTSRKILLNGTKSVMEFGL; from the coding sequence ATGTTTGACAAATATACTCCACCTTTCACAGTAGAGACCGAAGGAACTACAATATCAGTAGAAGAAGAGAAAGGAAACCTGGTTTACAAGCGATCTTCAAAAGACGATACAATTGAGAAGATCCTGCTTCAAAAGGGTGAATTTCTTATAAATCCCATCGAACCTGTGAATGTTCCCAAGACACTAAGTTCTTTTCTGCTTATAGAATTCCAGCGTTCGGTGATGATCGCTCCCTATGACAAACAGACAATACACCTCAAATTCCCCATAGAGATAGGAATATTCATCTCAAGAAAAGATGGGGAATACGAGCTAATAGACATAATCACATTTAATGAGAATAAATATACCCTGTACGGTAATCCTAATCGGGGTCTCATATGCAAACACTGGGAAAGTCAGGTTTATCCATCCTATCCGCGGCCTGATATTTTGTATGAAGGAGACCTGGAACTGGTAATCTCCAATGAGACCGGTAACTGGATGGAAATAAGCCAGGCTGTGTTCAATGCCTACGGAATGAAAATATACTACGGATCAGACAGGATCTCCATGAAGGCACAGATGAAGATAATCAATAAGAACCTGGCTGAGATAGATTTCACAACCTATCCGCTTTCACCGGGTTTCCATAGATCCGTTGAA